A single Thermoanaerobacterium sp. RBIITD DNA region contains:
- a CDS encoding phosphomannomutase/phosphoglucomutase produces the protein MTLNQNMFRMYDIRGVWNDDLTEETAELIGNAFGTYIQNEKGIKDVIVGRDNRISSKPIRNAIIRGLNATGCDVLDVGVLSTPAFYYSRILYNYDAGIMITASHNPPQFNGFKVAFGPSTIYGDELQKLYYIAEEGKFKTGIGTVNYAYPIHDYIKMIEDKVKLGDRKLKVVVDCGNGTCSNIYPDIIYGLGCEVYPLYCESDPTFPNHFPDPVKAENLEDLIKEVARLNADIGIAFDGDGDRIGVVDDKGNIIWGDMLMILYWREIMKKHPGADAIVEVKCSKALPEEIKKLGGNPIFYKTGHSLIKAKMKELNAVFTGEMSGHMFFADEYYGYDDAAYAAARLLRILSNTDKTLSELLSDVPKYPSTPELRLHCDDEKKFDVVKGVTDYFRNKGYDLIDIDGARVLFEGGWGLVRASNTGPELIVRCEADTEKRLEEIKNEMAEILNKYGVELK, from the coding sequence ATGACGCTGAATCAAAATATGTTTAGAATGTATGACATAAGGGGCGTATGGAATGACGACCTTACCGAAGAAACTGCCGAACTTATTGGAAATGCATTCGGTACATATATTCAAAATGAAAAGGGCATAAAAGACGTTATTGTTGGAAGAGATAACAGGATTTCATCAAAGCCTATTCGAAATGCTATAATTAGAGGGCTTAATGCTACAGGTTGCGATGTATTAGATGTAGGAGTATTATCAACACCTGCTTTTTATTACTCACGAATATTATATAATTATGATGCTGGTATCATGATTACCGCAAGTCATAATCCTCCACAATTTAATGGTTTTAAAGTTGCATTTGGTCCATCAACGATATATGGTGATGAATTACAGAAGCTTTACTATATCGCTGAGGAAGGTAAATTCAAAACTGGGATAGGTACTGTAAACTACGCATATCCAATACATGACTATATTAAAATGATTGAAGATAAAGTAAAACTTGGTGATAGAAAGCTTAAAGTTGTTGTTGACTGTGGAAATGGAACATGTTCAAATATTTATCCTGATATCATTTATGGCCTTGGCTGTGAAGTATACCCGCTATATTGTGAATCAGACCCGACATTTCCAAATCATTTTCCGGACCCTGTAAAAGCTGAGAATCTAGAAGATCTCATAAAAGAGGTTGCAAGGTTAAATGCAGACATTGGCATTGCATTTGATGGTGACGGAGACAGAATAGGTGTTGTTGATGATAAAGGAAATATAATCTGGGGAGATATGCTCATGATTCTTTATTGGAGAGAAATCATGAAGAAGCACCCAGGTGCAGATGCAATCGTCGAAGTAAAATGCTCAAAGGCATTACCGGAGGAAATAAAAAAGCTCGGTGGCAATCCAATATTCTATAAGACTGGCCATAGCCTAATAAAGGCAAAGATGAAAGAGCTTAATGCTGTTTTTACGGGTGAGATGTCTGGACATATGTTCTTTGCGGATGAATATTATGGTTATGATGATGCAGCATATGCCGCTGCAAGGTTACTTAGAATACTTTCAAATACTGATAAAACATTGTCCGAACTGCTTTCAGATGTACCGAAGTATCCATCGACACCAGAATTAAGACTTCATTGTGATGATGAAAAGAAGTTTGATGTTGTAAAAGGTGTTACAGATTATTTTAGGAATAAAGGTTATGATTTAATAGATATTGATGGTGCAAGAGTATTGTTTGAAGGCGGTTGGGGCCTTGTCAGAGCTTCTAATACAGGTCCTGAGCTTATTGTCAGATGTGAAGCAGATACCGAAAAAAGGCTTGAAGAGATTAAAAATGAAATGGCTGAAATTTTAAATAAATATGGTGTCGAATTGAAATAA
- a CDS encoding phenylpyruvate tautomerase MIF-related protein yields the protein MPIINSITKEKLSDNMRETLKKEFASMMQDVAGKSESWLMVRFTEGDDIYFHGEPLDKGAIVEIQLIGRLSKDQKERLSASICDILNKNLNYPKNSIYIVIQEFSGENWGYNGSTF from the coding sequence ATGCCTATTATTAATTCTATAACAAAAGAAAAATTAAGTGACAACATGAGAGAGACATTAAAGAAGGAATTTGCATCAATGATGCAGGATGTAGCCGGTAAAAGTGAAAGCTGGCTCATGGTTAGATTTACAGAAGGTGATGATATATATTTTCATGGCGAACCTCTTGATAAAGGAGCAATTGTTGAAATACAGTTAATAGGAAGATTAAGCAAAGACCAAAAAGAGAGATTATCAGCAAGTATATGCGATATTCTTAATAAGAATCTAAATTATCCGAAAAATAGTATTTATATAGTCATTCAGGAATTTAGTGGGGAAAATTGGGGGTACAACGGTAGTACATTTTAA
- a CDS encoding SOS response-associated peptidase, protein MCGRYLFFGIEDTQEIKNILSELSRKYSSDAISNIKKGEIYPTYNMPVLINEGNNKSYEIFKWGFKNFRSNGVIINAKSETLDERKMFKQLINTKRCLIPATGFFEWNHIDGSKDKFLIKPSNMDMFFMAGLYNTFNINGEYITCYVIITTEANDEMSKIHNRMPVILKKEVEDVWLYDMSADIKKILIPYEDHLLIQKVG, encoded by the coding sequence ATGTGCGGCAGATATTTATTTTTTGGTATTGAGGATACTCAGGAAATAAAGAATATATTATCAGAGCTAAGTCGTAAATATAGCAGTGATGCTATTTCAAATATAAAAAAAGGTGAAATATATCCTACTTATAATATGCCTGTCTTAATTAATGAAGGCAATAATAAATCCTATGAAATATTTAAATGGGGATTTAAAAATTTTAGATCAAATGGAGTCATAATAAATGCTAAAAGTGAAACACTTGATGAGCGAAAAATGTTTAAACAATTAATTAATACTAAAAGATGTTTGATACCTGCTACAGGTTTCTTTGAATGGAATCATATTGACGGAAGTAAAGATAAATTTCTTATAAAGCCTTCTAATATGGATATGTTTTTTATGGCAGGGTTATACAATACATTTAATATTAATGGTGAATACATTACATGCTATGTCATAATAACAACAGAAGCAAATGATGAAATGTCAAAGATTCATAACCGCATGCCTGTAATACTGAAAAAAGAAGTAGAAGATGTATGGTTATATGATATGTCAGCAGACATAAAAAAAATCCTCATACCATATGAGGATCACCTTTTGATTCAAAAAGTAGGATAA
- the loaP gene encoding antiterminator LoaP — protein sequence MNDEGKWYVIYTKTGDEMKVKRFIDLLFNNFNKKVVKTLIPKRIIMERKGKQRIKKIKYLFPGYVFIKTGMCYDIYYKITKLPYLIKFLKDESEPAEVKEDEIRIILALTNDSDLIGFSTGIKIGGRIKIIDGPLKGYEGLIEKIDKRKGRVKVRLNVSGNANLVDLGLHIIEDISSENVDSLSDVS from the coding sequence GTGAATGATGAGGGAAAGTGGTATGTTATCTATACGAAGACAGGAGATGAGATGAAAGTAAAAAGATTTATTGATTTACTATTTAATAATTTTAATAAAAAAGTTGTTAAAACTTTAATACCGAAAAGAATTATAATGGAAAGAAAAGGGAAGCAAAGAATAAAAAAAATCAAGTATTTATTTCCGGGTTATGTTTTTATTAAGACTGGTATGTGCTATGATATATATTATAAGATAACAAAGCTACCTTATTTAATTAAGTTTTTAAAAGATGAATCAGAACCTGCTGAAGTTAAAGAAGATGAGATAAGGATCATACTAGCATTAACAAACGATTCTGATCTTATTGGTTTTTCAACAGGTATTAAAATTGGTGGAAGGATTAAAATAATAGACGGACCATTAAAAGGTTATGAAGGCCTTATAGAGAAGATTGATAAACGAAAGGGAAGAGTCAAAGTAAGGCTTAATGTTTCTGGAAATGCGAATTTAGTCGATTTAGGCCTACATATAATAGAAGACATTAGTAGCGAAAATGTTGATAGTTTAAGTGATGTGTCTTAA
- a CDS encoding glycosyltransferase family 39 protein, with product MSILYNLKKQSWILMIWLFTRITLIFVGWAATLRIPGGPLAEPWPFPKLPLIFTMWDRFDSQWYLAIAQYGYNLPYKTHYSPQAFFPLYPLLIALVHRITSIPYLIVGIIISNIFFILALYILYQLVEDHFGEKIARLSIIFMLIFPTSFYFSAIYTESLFLFGTALSFWAADHKKWWVAGIGGAIAVLTRNLGITLIIPLSIIAWKQYGKKSLKKCYPILLIPIAFSIWAIYLWQFTGNPLQFIHAEYGWGHKLMPPFVSLVVAIYNIFTAPPASFPQGVYVSAWKAPFAALYSTIDGISALIGLIVPFIGRRYGLPWSWVIYSLIGTLVPMTAPTIYAMTPLASMSRYIVVLFPIMVALAQITINRQNLKLSLIISLSLIQAFFFTLFVTWNWIA from the coding sequence ATGAGTATATTGTACAATTTAAAAAAGCAAAGCTGGATATTAATGATATGGTTATTTACAAGAATTACGCTTATATTTGTTGGATGGGCAGCAACCTTAAGAATTCCCGGCGGTCCTCTTGCAGAACCTTGGCCTTTCCCAAAGTTACCGCTTATATTCACTATGTGGGATCGTTTTGATTCCCAATGGTATTTGGCAATTGCTCAATATGGTTATAATTTGCCATATAAAACACATTATAGCCCGCAGGCTTTTTTCCCACTATATCCATTATTGATAGCACTAGTACATAGAATAACGAGTATACCTTATCTTATAGTCGGTATAATTATATCAAATATATTCTTTATCTTAGCATTATATATACTATATCAATTAGTAGAAGACCATTTTGGAGAAAAAATTGCAAGATTATCAATCATATTTATGCTAATATTTCCAACATCCTTCTATTTCTCCGCTATATACACAGAATCGCTTTTTCTCTTTGGGACGGCACTGTCTTTTTGGGCTGCTGATCATAAAAAATGGTGGGTTGCTGGAATAGGTGGGGCTATAGCTGTCTTGACGCGTAACCTCGGCATAACACTTATTATCCCACTTTCAATAATTGCTTGGAAACAATATGGAAAAAAGTCACTTAAAAAATGCTATCCAATATTGCTAATTCCTATAGCTTTCTCAATCTGGGCAATTTATTTATGGCAGTTTACGGGAAATCCGCTACAATTTATACACGCCGAATACGGTTGGGGACACAAATTAATGCCGCCATTTGTTAGTTTGGTAGTAGCTATATACAATATATTTACTGCACCACCTGCAAGCTTCCCACAAGGTGTCTATGTAAGCGCATGGAAAGCACCATTTGCTGCTCTTTACAGTACTATTGACGGAATATCTGCTCTTATAGGGCTCATCGTTCCTTTTATTGGCAGGCGTTATGGATTACCATGGTCTTGGGTTATTTATAGCCTCATAGGTACTCTTGTGCCTATGACAGCACCAACAATTTATGCTATGACGCCTTTAGCAAGCATGTCCAGATACATTGTTGTGCTTTTTCCTATTATGGTAGCATTAGCACAAATCACAATTAATCGTCAAAACCTAAAATTATCCCTTATTATTTCTCTTTCATTAATTCAGGCATTCTTTTTTACACTATTTGTAACCTGGAACTGGATTGCATGA